The Agrococcus sp. ProA11 genomic sequence GGGGACGATCCCGCTCACCCTGGCGTCGTTCTCGGCGGGTCTGCTGATCGCAATCGGTGTCGCGATGATGCGGATCTCGGGCAACCGGCTGCTGGCGGGCATCGCCCGCGTCTACGTCTCGATCATCCGCGGCACGCCGATGCTCGTGCAGCTGTTCGTGATCTTCTACGGCATGCCGCAGATCGGGATCACCCTCGATCCCTGGCCGAGCGCGATCATCGCGCTCTCGCTCAACGTGGGCGGCTACGCGGCCGAGATCATCCGGGCGGCGATCCTGTCGATCCCGAAGGGCCAGTGGGAGGCGGGCGCGATGATCGGCATGTCGCGCGGCCAGACGCTGCTGCGCATCGTGCTGCCGCAGGCGGCTCGCGTCTCGGTGCCGCCGCTGTCGAACACGTTCATCTCGCTCGTCAAGGACACCTCGCTGGCGTCGGTGATCCTGGTCACCGAGCTCTTCAAGGTCGCGCAGCGCATCGCGGCCCCGAGCGGCGAGTTCCTCACCATCTACATCGTCGCGGCGGCCGTCTACTGGGTCATCTGCTTCGTGCTGGCGCTCGGCCAGGACGCGCTCGAGAGGAAGCTTGATCGCTATGCCGTCTGAGATCGCTGCACCGCCCGAGCTGGCGGGAGACGGACCGCTGCTCGCCGCGCGGGGGCTGCACAAGCGCTTCGGCGACAACCACGTGCTGCGGGGCATCGACCTCACGGTCGCGCCCGGCACGGTGCACGCGCTGATCGGCCCGTCGGGATCCGGCAAGACCACCGTGCTGCGCTGCCTGAACGGCCTCGAGTCTCCGGATGCGGGCACGCTCCGCATCGGTGACCTGTCGCTCGACTTCGCCGCACCGCTGCAGCGCCGGGAGCGCGCCGCGCTGCACCGAGCATCCGCCATGGTCTTCCAGCAGTACCAGCTCTTCCCGCACCTCACGGTGCTCGGCAACGTCACCATCGGGCCGATCCGGGTGCAGGGCCGGCCGCGCGACGAGGTGACCGAGGAGGCGCTGGCGCTGCTCGACCGCGTGGGCCTCAGGGAGAAGGCGGATGCGTACCCATCGTCGCTCTCGGGCGGTCAGCAGCAGCGGGTGGGGATCGTGCGCGCGCTCGCGCTGGCACCCAGCATGCTGCTGTTCGACGAGCCGACGTCGTCGCTCGACCCCGAGCTCGTCGGCGAGGTGCTCGCGGTCATGATCGAGCTCGCCCGCGAGGGCTGGACGATGGCCGTGGTGACCCACGAGCTCGGCTTCGCGCAGGAGGTGGCCGACGAGGTGTCGTTCTTCGCGGACGGCGCCGTCGTCGAGCACGGGTCGCCGGAGCGCATCTTCGGCGATCCGCAGCACGAGCGCACCAAGCGCTTCCTGCAGCGCATGCGCGGGCCCTTCGGTGCCTGACCCGGCAACGCAATGCGGCGCCCGCAACGCAATGCGGCCCGCCCCTGCATGGGGGCGGGCCGCAGCGGTCGATCGGAGGGTCAGCGCTCGTTGAGCTTCTCGGACTCGTCGTGCCACACGAGCGCGAGCGGCTGCAGCGCCTCGCGGTGCTTGGCTGCGTGGTGCGCGCAGAAGAGCAGCGTGCCGCTCTCCATGGTGGCGCGGATGTATGCCTGCGCGCCGCAGCTGTCGCAGCGGTCGAGGCCGGTCAGCGGCGCGTGCGCCTCGTCCACCTCGAGCGTCGTGGTCTGAATGTCGTTCACGGTGCCCTCCTCACTGCGTAGGTTGCCTCTATCGTCGCACGCCTCGCCGACAGATCACCGTCAATTCGAAGGCGGTTCGCCCGTGGCGCAACCCGGGGACGAGCCGGGCAGCCTGCGTGGGAGCGGCCCGGAGCGGCCATAGGCTGGCGGGCGCGCCCGCACCGGTCGTCGACACGGGTCTCGACGGGAAGGCGCATCGACGCACGAGATGGGGGATCGGTTGGCACGCGCGGCATCCGACTACTCGGCACGGCACCTCACCGTGCTCGAAGGACTCGAGGCGGTGCGCAAGCGCCCCGGCATGTACATCGGCTCGACCGACTCGCGCGGGCTCATGCACTGCCTGTGGGAGATCATCGACAACTCCGTCGACGAGGCGCTCGGCGGCCACGGCGACGAGATCACCGTGGTCCTGCATGACGACGGCTCCGTCGAGGTGCGCGACCGCGCCCGCGGCCTGCCGATCGACGTCGAGCCCCGCACCGGTCTCACGGGCGTCGAGGTGATCTTCACGAAGCTGCACGCCGGCGGCAAGTTCGGCGGCGGCGCCTACCAGTCCTCCGGCGGTCTGCACGGCGTGGGCGCATCCGTGGTCAACGCGCTCTCCGAGCGACTCGACGTCGAGGTCGACCGCGACGGCGCCACCTGGGCCATGTCGTTCCACCGCGGCGAGCCGGGCGACTTCCTCGACGACGGCGAGCCGTCGCCGAGCGCCACGTTCGTGCCCTTCACCGACGCGTCCAAGCTGCGCAAGGTCGGCAAGGTCGCCAAGGGGCTCACCGGCACCCGGGTGCGCTACTGGGCGGACCCGCAGGTCTTCACGAAGGGTGCGGAGTTCCTCGCGGATGAGCTCGCCCGGCGCGCTCGGCAGACGGCGTTCCTCGTGCCCGGCCTCGGCATCCAGATCATCGACGAGCGCGGTGATGAGCCGGTCGTGCACGACTTCCGCTACGACGGCGGCATCAGCGAGTTCGTCGAATACCTCGCGCCCGACCCCGCGCTCACCGCCACCTGGAGGCTCACCGGCGCCGGCGACTTCAAGGAGACCATCCCGGTGCTCGACGAGACCACCGGGCACATGGTCACCCGCGAGGTCGACCGCACCTGCGAGGTCGACATCGCGCTGCGGTGGGGTACCGGCTACGACACCGTCGTGCAGACCTTCGTCAACATCATCGCGACGCCCAAGGGCGGTTCACACCTGGCGGGCTTCGAGCAGTCGCTGCTGAAGCTCATCCGCGATCAGGTGGCGGCGAACGCGCGCAAGCTGAAGGCTGGCAACGACAAGATCGAGAAGGACGACGCGCTCGCGGGCCTGTCGGCGGTCGTGACGGTGCGCCTGCCGGAGCCGCAGTTCGAGGGTCAGACCAAGGAGGTGCTCGGCACGCCCGCCGTGCGCCAGATCGTCGCGCAGGTCGTGCAGCGCGAGCTCAGCGCCATCCTCACGTCGAACAAGCGGGATGAGAAGGCGCAGGCGGCGCAGCTGCTCGAGAAGGTCGTGAGCGAGATGAAGTCGCGCATCTCGGCGCGCTCGCTCAAGGAGACCGCGCGCCGCAAGAGCGCGCTGGAATCGTCCTCCCTGCCGGTGAAGCTCGTCGACTGCCGCTCGAACGACGTGGAGCAGACCGAGCTCTTCATCGTCGAGGGCGACAGCGCGCTCGGCACCGCGAAGCCCGCGCGCAACAGCGAGTTCCAGGCCATCCTGCCGATCCGCGGCAAGATCCTGAACGTGCAGAAGGCGTCGGTGGGCGACATGCTCGGCAACGCCGAGTGCGCGGCGATCATCCAGTCGATCGGCGCGGGCTCGGGCCGCTCGTTCGATCTGAGCCAGGCGCGCTACGGCAAGATCATCATGCTCTCGGACGCCGATGTCGACGGCGCGCACATCCGCACGCTGCTGCTCACCCTCATCCACCGCTACATGCGCCCGCTCATCGAGGACGGGCGCGTCTACGCGGCCGTGCCGCCGCTGCACCGGGTGCTCGTGAAGCACCGCGGCAAGCCCGACGAGGCGATCTACACCTACTCCGACGCCGAGCTGCACCGCACGCTCACGCGGCTGAAGAAGGCTGGCAAGTCCTGGCACGAGCCGCCGCAGCGCTACAAGGGTCTGGGCGAGATGGATGCGGATCAGCTGGCCGAGACCACCATGGATCGCTCCCGCCGCACGCTGCGCCGCGTGCAGATCAGCGACGCGGAGCGCGCGAGCGAGATCTTCGAGCTGCTGATGGGCAACGAGGTCGCGCCCCGCCGCGAGCTCATCGTGACGAGCCAGGTGGACCGCGACCGCATCGACGCCTGAGCCGGCGCCGAACGGTGCGTTTGCGCCCCACTGGGGCCGGCGCGCCAGCACCGCTCGGGCGCAAGCGCACCACTCGCCAGCGCGAGCAGCCGCCCGGCGTGCGTGCGGCGGGCAGGCGTGCGGTGCGGCGCCCGCCTAGCTGCCGAGTCGCGCGCCGATCGCGCCGATCGTGCCGTCGATGGCGACGCCGGAGCCGGCGCGAGCCGCGCCACCCGGCGGCAGCGTGCGCTGCGAGCCGTCGCTGCCGACCGCGAGCGGGGAGCTCCCGACCCACGCGAGCGAGAGCCCGACCTCGCCCTTCAGCAGCCGGTGCGCCTGCACGCCGCCGGTGCCGCGCCCCTTCGGCGGGAACTCCGCGATCGCAGACACCTTCACGCGCGGCTCGTCGAGCCCCGCGAGCGTCTCCGCAGCCTCGGTGACGGTGACGACCTCTGCGCTCTCGTCGACGGCGCCGGCGAACCGCACCGTCGCATCCGCCTTCAGGCCGATGCCCTTCATGCCCGCGGCACCGGGCCCCTGCGGGTTGACCTGCTCGGCGGGGAAGCGCAGCAGCTGCGCGTCGCTCGTGACCAGCACGATCCAGGCATCGTCGGGCGCGGGGGCGATGCCGACGACGTGATCGCCGGGCTTCAGCGAGATCACCGCCTCGCGGTCGCGGTCGCGCAGCTCGCTCGGTGTGACGCGCTTGACCGTGCCGCGGGCGGTGGCGATGAGCCACGGCGCGTCGCTCGCGAGGTCGATGAAGCCGACCGGCTCCTCGCCGCGCTCGAAGACGCCGAGCTCCTTCACCTTGATGCCCGCGGTCAGCCCGATCGAAGCGGGAGGCACCGACGGCAGGTCGACGGGCGTGAGCCGCAGCACGACCCCTGCTGAGGTCACGAGGCCGAAGGTGCCGCGCGTCGTGGTCTCGATCGTCGACCGGATGGCGTCGTGACGGTTGCGCCGCGCCGGCGGCGTGATCGGCTCGTCGCCGTCGACCCGCACGACCCGGCCGGTGGCGGAGAGGAGCACGCGGGTGGGTGCGTCGACGATCTCGAGGTTGGCGGCAGCCTTGGCGGCGGAGGCCCTCCCGGTCGTGGCCTGCCCGTTGCCTTCGGTCAGCAGCGTGCGCCGCGGCGTGCCGAAGCGCTCGGCCACCTCGTCGAGCTCGTCGGTGACGACGGCGTGCAGTGCCGCTTCGCTGCCGAGGATGCGCTCGAGCTCGGCGATCTGCGCCTTGAGCTCGTCGCGCTCGGCCTCGAGCTCGATGCGGCTGAACTTCGTCAGCCGGCGCAGCCGCAGCTCCAGGATGTACTCCGCCTGCGCCTCCGACAGGTCGAAGATGCCCTGCAGTCGGCCGCGAGCCTGCTCGCCGTCGTCGGAGGAGCGGATGACCTGGATGACCTCGTCGATGTCGAGGATCGCGATCAGCAGCCCCTCCACCAGGTGCAGCCGGTCGCGCTTCTTGCCGAGCCTGAACTCGCTGCGGCGGCGCACGACCGAGACCCGGTGGTCGAGGTAGACGCGCAGCAGATCCTTGAGCCCGAGCGTCTGCGGCTTGCCCTCGACGAGGGCGACGTTGTTGATCGAGAACCCGTCCTCGAGCGGCGTGACGCGGTAGAGCTGCTGCAGCACCGCCTCGGGATCGAAGCCGGTCTTGATGCCGATCTCGAGCCGCAGGCCGTGCGTGCGGTCGGTGAGATCCTGCACGTCGGAGAGGCCCTGCAGCTTCTTCGACAGCACGCCGTCCTTGATCTTCTCCATCAGGCGCTCCGGGCCCACCTGGTAGGGCAGCTCGGTGACGATGATCTGGGTCTTCCGCCCGCTGCGCTCGATGGAGGTGCGAGCGCGCGTCTTGAACGAGCCACGGCCGGATTCGTACGCATCCCGGATGCCGTCGAGGCCCACGATCACGCCGCCGCCGGGCAGATCCGGACCCGGCACGTGCCGCATGAGGTCGGCGGTGGATGCGTCGGGGTGCGCGAGCAGGTGCTTGGCCGCCTGCACGACCTCGACGAGGTTGTGCGGTGCCATGTTCGTCGCCATGCCGACGGCGATGCCGCTCGCGCCGTTGACGAGCAGGTTTGGGTAGGAGGCCGGCAGCACGTCGGGCTGCTGGTACGAGTTGTCGTAGTTCGGCACGAAGTCGACGACGTCCTCGTCGAGCCCCTCCGTGAGCGACAGCCCGGCGGCGTCGAGGCGGGCCTCCGTGTAGCGGGCCGCGGCTGGCCCGTCGTCGAGCGAGCCGAAGTTGCCGTGCCCGTCGATGAGCGGCAGCCGCAGGCTGAAGCCCTGGGCGAGGCGCACGAGCGCGTCATAGATGGCGGTGTCGCCGTGCGGATGCAGCTTGCCCATCACGTCGCCGACGACGCGCGCGCTCTTGACGTGGCTCTTCTCGGGCCGCAGCCCCATCTCGGCCATCTGGAACAGGATGCGGCGCTGCACGGGCTTCAGCCCGTCGCGGGCGTCGGGCAGGGCTCGAGCGTAGATCACCGAGTAGGCGTACTCGAGGAACGAGTCCTGCATCTCGGCAGCGACGTCGATGTCGTCGATGCGCTCGGCGGAGTCGGAGGCGGGTGTGGCAGTCATAGGCTGAGGGAATGCTACCGACCAGGGCGCCCGGATCTCGGAGCCTTGCCGACGTTCTGCGCGGCGCTTCGCTCGCGATGCGGGGCGAGCGCAACGAACTCGCCCTGCCGCCGGTGCGCGGGGCCGTGGTGCTGCTCGTCGACGGCCTCGGCGCGGCGCAATTGGGCCAGCGCGCTGGGCACGCGCGCACGCTCGCCAATGCTTCGGGTGGCTCCCTGGACGCGGGGTTCCCCTCGACCACCGCTGCGGCGCTGGCGAGCCTCACCACGGGCGTGCTCGCGGGGGCGCACGGCGTGGTCGGATACGACGCGCTGGTGCCGGGCGTGGGTGTGCGCAACCAGCTGCGCGACTGGGGCGGGGCCATGGACCCGGCCACGTGGCAGCGAGTCCCGACGATCTTCGAGCAGGAGCCCTCGATCGTGATCGGCGAGCCGAAGCACGCGACGAGCGGCTTCACCCAGGCGGTGCTGCGCGGCGCGGAGTTCCGCGGCGGGCGCACGATGGCCGACCGGTTCGCCATCGCCGAGCAGGCAGCGCGCGAGCGCTCACTCGTCTACCTGTACGTGCCGGAGCTCGACCGGCTCGGCCACGACCACGGATGGCAGAGCACCGCTTGGGTGGATGCACTCGAGCAGCTCGACGGCCAGCTCGCGGCGCTGATCGGTGGTCTGCCGCGTGATGTCGGTCTCGTCGCCACCGCCGATCACGGCATGGTCGACGTCGCGGCATCCGGGCACCTGATCGTGCCGCCGGAGCTGCTGGAGCCCGTCGCGCATGTCGCGGGGGAGCCGCGCTGCCTGCAGCTGCACGCGGACGACGGCACCACGGCGGATGCGCTGGCTGCGGCCTGGCGCGCCTGGCTCGGCGACGCCGCGTGGGTCGCCACGCGCCAGGAGGTCATCGCGAGCGGCTGGTTCGGCGACGTGCATCCTGATGTCGCGCCGCGGCTCGGTGACGTGTTCGTCGCCGCTCGCGGACGCCGGGCCATCTACGCGGACGAAGCGGACACCGCGCGCGGCATGATCGGCCAGCACGGCTCGCTCACCCCCGACGAGCTGCGCGTGCCGCTGCGCCGCTTCGGCGCGTTCGCTTCAGCGTGACCTCGGGTTCGACACACGGCCGCACGCACCAGGGGAGGCACCAGCACCGCCGGCGCCGCGCCCTCGCTGCTCCCGGTCGCGGTGCCGCCCGATTGGGGGGCGAGCTGCGACCTGACGCAGGATCTCAGCTCAAGCGCACGACCTGCCGGATCGCCTTGCCGTCGGCGAGCGTGTCGAGCGCCTCGTTGAGCCCCTCGAGCTCGATCTCGCTCGTCACGAGCGCCTCCACCGCGAGCTTCCCCTCGCGCCAGAGCTGCTCGTAGCGAGGGATGTCCCGGGTCGGCACAGCAGAGCCCAGGTACGAGCCGATGACCGTGCGCGCCTCGGCGGTGAAGGTCAGCGGCGACAGGGAGGAGCGAGCGTCCGGATGGGGGAGCCCGACCGTGACGGTCGTGCCGCCGGGCGCCGTGAGCGCGAATGCGGTCTCGAAGGCCTTCGGGTGCCCGGCCGCCTCGATCACCACGGCGGCACGAAGCCCCTGCTCGAGGGCCTCATCGGGCGTGAGCGCGAGGTCCGCGCCCAGCTGCTTCGCGGTCTCGAGCTTCGACGGCACGCCATCCACACCGATCACGCGACCCAGGCCCAGGGATGCGGCGGCGAGCAGCGCCGCCATCCCGACGCCGCCGAGGCCCACGATCACGATGTCGTCGCCCTCGACGGGCTTGCCGGCGTTGATCACGGCGCCCCCGCCCGTGAGCATCGCGCAGCCGAGCACCGCGGCGACCTGCGGCGGGACGTCGTCACCGACCGGCACGACGGAGCGGCGGTCGACCACGGCGTGCGTCGCGAAGGCGGATACGCCCAGGTGGTGGTGCACCTCGGTATCGCCCTCGTGCAGCCGTCGGCCGCCGCCGAGCAGCTCGCCGGCCGCGTTCGAGGCGGAGCCGCGCTCGCACGGGAGTCTGCCGTCGGTGGCGCACGCGGCGCACTCGCCGCAGCGCGGCAGGAACGTCGTCACGATGCGGGTGCCGACGGCGATATCGTCGACGCCCTCGCCGATCGCCTCCACGATGCCGGCAGCCTCGTGCCCCAGCAGCATCGGCACCGGCCGCGGCCGGGCGCCGTCGACGACCGAGAGGTCGCTGTGACACAGGCCCGCGGCCTCGATGCGCACGAGCAGCTCGCCGGGGCCGGGCTGATCGAGCTCGAGCTCGACGAGCTCGAGCGGCTGCGACTGGGAGAAGGGGCGCTCGGCGCCGATCGCCCGCAGCACCGCACCGCGGATGCGCATCAGCGCCCGTCCCAGCCGGCGACCGAACCGTCGGGGCTCGTCTCGCGGATCACGAGCGTGCAGTCCTTGCCGCCGAAGCCGTCGTCGAGCAGCCGCTGCAGCTGATCGCGGATGAGCGTCGCGGCCGGCACGTGCACGCCCGCTGCCTCGGCGCCGTCGACGGCCAGCGTGACGTCCTTGTGGCAGAGCATCGCCGAGAAGGACGCGTCGAAGTTGTGGTTCGCGGCCGCACCGGGCACGACGCCCGGCACCGGGTACCAGGTGCGCACCGCCCAGGAGTCACCGGAGGAGACGCGCGCCACCTCGAAGAAGGACTGCGCGTCGAGGCCGAGCTCCTTCGCCAGTTGCGCGCCCTCCGACATCCCCAGGATCGAGACGCCGAGCATCATGTTGTTGACGAGCTTCGCGGCGATGCCGTGCGTCGCCTCGCCGACCGCCAGCACGTTGCCTGCCATCGGCGCGACGATCTCCTTCGCCGCGGCGACATCCTCGTCGCTGCCTCCGAGCATGAACGCCAGGCTCCCGGCCTCCGCGCCCTGGATGCCGCCGGAGACGGGGGAGTCGACGAAGCGGAATCCGCGCGCGGTCGCTTCGCTGTGGCACCAGGCCGACGTCTCGAGGTCCACGGTCGAGGTGTCGAGGATGAGCGTGCCAGGGGCCGCGTGCGCGAAGACGCCGTCATCGCCGGCCAGCACCGAGCGCACGTGCTCGCCCTTGGGGAGGCTGAGGATCACCACGGCAGCGCCATCCACCGCTTCGCCGACCGACCCGACTGGCGTGATGCCGCGCGCCGCAGCACCCTCGAGGAGCGCGTCGACGACGTCGTAGCCCTGCACGTCGTGCCCAGCAGAGACGAGGTGCGCGGACATCCGGCTGCCCATGTTGCCGAGGCCGATCCAGGCGATTGACGTCATCGTCGATTCCTTCCGAGGTTGTGCGATCCACGATATCTGCGAACGAGGCAGCGGGCGGCGAGGAACACCCTCGCCGCCCGCCGTCAGCAGTGCCGGTCAGTCGATCAGACCGTGCCCTGCTCCTCGCGCAGCCGGCGACGATCCTCGTCGTCGACGTCGTGCAGCGAGATGCCCTTCGTCTCCTTGAGCGCGAGCACCGCGATGAGCGTGATGCCGCAGGCGACGACCAGGTAGATCGCGACCGGGATGTGGCTGCCGAACTGGCCGAGCAGCGCCGTGGCGATGATCGGCGCGAGCGAGCCCGCCACGATCGAGGTCACCTGGTAGCCGAGCGAGACACCCGAGTAGCGCATGCGCGTCGGGAAGATCTCGGCCATGATCGCCGGCTGCCCGGCGTACATGAGCGCGTGGAAGAGCAGACCCAGGATGATGCCGCCCAGGATCACGACGTCCACACCGGTGTCGAACATCGGGAAGGCGATGAAGCCCCACGAAGCGCCCAGGATGGTGCCGATCATGTACATGGGCCGACGGCCCACGGTGTCGACGAAGCGGCCCACGATCGGCACGAAGATGAAGTGCGCGACGTGCGCGATCGCCATCAGACCCAGGATTCGCGAGACGTCGTACTCGAGGTAGGTGCGCAGGTAGACGATCGAGAACGTCACCACCAGGTAGTACAGGATGTTCTCCGCGAAGCGCAGGCCCATGGCCGTCAGCACACCCTTCGGGTAGCGCTTGATGACTTCCATCACGCCGTAGCCCTGGGCGTTCGACTCCGCGACCTCCTCCTTGACCTGCTGGAAGATGGGTGCATCCTCGATGCGGGTGCGGATGTAGTAGCCGACGGCGACGATCACGACCGACAGCCAGAAGGCCACGCGCCAGCCCCAGCTGAGGAAAGCCTCATCCGAGAGGGTCCACTGCAGCACGAGCAGCACGACCGTGGCAATGAGGTTGCCGGCCGGCACCGCCGCCTGCGGGAACGAGGACCAGAAGCCGCGCTCCTTGTTCGGAGCGTGCTCCGCGACGAGCAGCACGCCGCCGCCCCACTCGCCGCCGACGGCGAAGCCCTGCGCGAAGCGCAGCAGCACGAGCAGTGCGGGAGCCCAGTAGCCGATCTGGTCGAAGGTCGGCAGGCAGCCCATCAGGAAGGTGGCGACACCGACCAGGATGATGGCGACCTGCAGGAGCTTCTTGCGGCCGTACTTGTCGCCGAAGTGGCCGAAGACGATGCCGCCGAGGGGACGCGCGACGAACCCGACCGCGTAGGTCAGGAAGGCGCTGATGATGGGGAAGTACGGATCATCGCTCTGCGGGAACATGATCAGGTTGAAGACGATGGTCGCTGCAGTGGCGTACAGGAAGAACTCGTACCACTCGACCACCGTCCCAGCCATTGCTGCGGTGACGACCTTGCCGAGACCCTTGCGGTCATTGTCTCTGGACGTGTCGTGGACGGACTGTGTCATGCCTACCTCCTCGTAGGTGCACGGGGCTGTGCCGGGAGAAAGGTATATGACGATCGGTTCAGTTACCGCATCGGAGCGTCACGACACACCGATGCGGGGTGCAGCAGTGCTGTCAGTCGTCAGTGCGTGAGCCGAAGACGATCTCGTCCCAGCTCGGCATCGCGGCCCGAGAGCCGCGCTTGCGATTGCCGACCGGGCCCGTGCCGGTCGCTCGCTGGCTCCGCTGTTCCTGGATCTCGGGCTCCGCGGGCGGTGCCGCGGCTTCGGGCTCGAAGAGGCTCGGTGCAGACTCGGCGGTGCGGAGGGCGGCCTCTCGCTCGCTGCGACGGCGCCGGAGCGCGTCGAGGAGCTCGGCGGTGTGGTTGGGCTGCGACGACGCGGCCGGACGGTTGATCGCGGCGGCCTGCACGTTCTCCGGCTGGCTGCCGACCTCGCCGCCGCGCACGCGCAGCCACGGGTTGTCGGCCTTCGTGGGCTCCTTGGGTC encodes the following:
- a CDS encoding amino acid ABC transporter permease is translated as MNWQLVLDSLGPIALGGLLGTIPLTLASFSAGLLIAIGVAMMRISGNRLLAGIARVYVSIIRGTPMLVQLFVIFYGMPQIGITLDPWPSAIIALSLNVGGYAAEIIRAAILSIPKGQWEAGAMIGMSRGQTLLRIVLPQAARVSVPPLSNTFISLVKDTSLASVILVTELFKVAQRIAAPSGEFLTIYIVAAAVYWVICFVLALGQDALERKLDRYAV
- a CDS encoding amino acid ABC transporter ATP-binding protein, encoding MPSEIAAPPELAGDGPLLAARGLHKRFGDNHVLRGIDLTVAPGTVHALIGPSGSGKTTVLRCLNGLESPDAGTLRIGDLSLDFAAPLQRRERAALHRASAMVFQQYQLFPHLTVLGNVTIGPIRVQGRPRDEVTEEALALLDRVGLREKADAYPSSLSGGQQQRVGIVRALALAPSMLLFDEPTSSLDPELVGEVLAVMIELAREGWTMAVVTHELGFAQEVADEVSFFADGAVVEHGSPERIFGDPQHERTKRFLQRMRGPFGA
- a CDS encoding DNA topoisomerase IV subunit B, which produces MGDRLARAASDYSARHLTVLEGLEAVRKRPGMYIGSTDSRGLMHCLWEIIDNSVDEALGGHGDEITVVLHDDGSVEVRDRARGLPIDVEPRTGLTGVEVIFTKLHAGGKFGGGAYQSSGGLHGVGASVVNALSERLDVEVDRDGATWAMSFHRGEPGDFLDDGEPSPSATFVPFTDASKLRKVGKVAKGLTGTRVRYWADPQVFTKGAEFLADELARRARQTAFLVPGLGIQIIDERGDEPVVHDFRYDGGISEFVEYLAPDPALTATWRLTGAGDFKETIPVLDETTGHMVTREVDRTCEVDIALRWGTGYDTVVQTFVNIIATPKGGSHLAGFEQSLLKLIRDQVAANARKLKAGNDKIEKDDALAGLSAVVTVRLPEPQFEGQTKEVLGTPAVRQIVAQVVQRELSAILTSNKRDEKAQAAQLLEKVVSEMKSRISARSLKETARRKSALESSSLPVKLVDCRSNDVEQTELFIVEGDSALGTAKPARNSEFQAILPIRGKILNVQKASVGDMLGNAECAAIIQSIGAGSGRSFDLSQARYGKIIMLSDADVDGAHIRTLLLTLIHRYMRPLIEDGRVYAAVPPLHRVLVKHRGKPDEAIYTYSDAELHRTLTRLKKAGKSWHEPPQRYKGLGEMDADQLAETTMDRSRRTLRRVQISDAERASEIFELLMGNEVAPRRELIVTSQVDRDRIDA
- a CDS encoding DNA topoisomerase IV subunit A → MTATPASDSAERIDDIDVAAEMQDSFLEYAYSVIYARALPDARDGLKPVQRRILFQMAEMGLRPEKSHVKSARVVGDVMGKLHPHGDTAIYDALVRLAQGFSLRLPLIDGHGNFGSLDDGPAAARYTEARLDAAGLSLTEGLDEDVVDFVPNYDNSYQQPDVLPASYPNLLVNGASGIAVGMATNMAPHNLVEVVQAAKHLLAHPDASTADLMRHVPGPDLPGGGVIVGLDGIRDAYESGRGSFKTRARTSIERSGRKTQIIVTELPYQVGPERLMEKIKDGVLSKKLQGLSDVQDLTDRTHGLRLEIGIKTGFDPEAVLQQLYRVTPLEDGFSINNVALVEGKPQTLGLKDLLRVYLDHRVSVVRRRSEFRLGKKRDRLHLVEGLLIAILDIDEVIQVIRSSDDGEQARGRLQGIFDLSEAQAEYILELRLRRLTKFSRIELEAERDELKAQIAELERILGSEAALHAVVTDELDEVAERFGTPRRTLLTEGNGQATTGRASAAKAAANLEIVDAPTRVLLSATGRVVRVDGDEPITPPARRNRHDAIRSTIETTTRGTFGLVTSAGVVLRLTPVDLPSVPPASIGLTAGIKVKELGVFERGEEPVGFIDLASDAPWLIATARGTVKRVTPSELRDRDREAVISLKPGDHVVGIAPAPDDAWIVLVTSDAQLLRFPAEQVNPQGPGAAGMKGIGLKADATVRFAGAVDESAEVVTVTEAAETLAGLDEPRVKVSAIAEFPPKGRGTGGVQAHRLLKGEVGLSLAWVGSSPLAVGSDGSQRTLPPGGAARAGSGVAIDGTIGAIGARLGS
- a CDS encoding alkaline phosphatase family protein — its product is MRGERNELALPPVRGAVVLLVDGLGAAQLGQRAGHARTLANASGGSLDAGFPSTTAAALASLTTGVLAGAHGVVGYDALVPGVGVRNQLRDWGGAMDPATWQRVPTIFEQEPSIVIGEPKHATSGFTQAVLRGAEFRGGRTMADRFAIAEQAARERSLVYLYVPELDRLGHDHGWQSTAWVDALEQLDGQLAALIGGLPRDVGLVATADHGMVDVAASGHLIVPPELLEPVAHVAGEPRCLQLHADDGTTADALAAAWRAWLGDAAWVATRQEVIASGWFGDVHPDVAPRLGDVFVAARGRRAIYADEADTARGMIGQHGSLTPDELRVPLRRFGAFASA
- a CDS encoding zinc-binding dehydrogenase encodes the protein MRIRGAVLRAIGAERPFSQSQPLELVELELDQPGPGELLVRIEAAGLCHSDLSVVDGARPRPVPMLLGHEAAGIVEAIGEGVDDIAVGTRIVTTFLPRCGECAACATDGRLPCERGSASNAAGELLGGGRRLHEGDTEVHHHLGVSAFATHAVVDRRSVVPVGDDVPPQVAAVLGCAMLTGGGAVINAGKPVEGDDIVIVGLGGVGMAALLAAASLGLGRVIGVDGVPSKLETAKQLGADLALTPDEALEQGLRAAVVIEAAGHPKAFETAFALTAPGGTTVTVGLPHPDARSSLSPLTFTAEARTVIGSYLGSAVPTRDIPRYEQLWREGKLAVEALVTSEIELEGLNEALDTLADGKAIRQVVRLS
- a CDS encoding NAD(P)-binding domain-containing protein, which encodes MTSIAWIGLGNMGSRMSAHLVSAGHDVQGYDVVDALLEGAAARGITPVGSVGEAVDGAAVVILSLPKGEHVRSVLAGDDGVFAHAAPGTLILDTSTVDLETSAWCHSEATARGFRFVDSPVSGGIQGAEAGSLAFMLGGSDEDVAAAKEIVAPMAGNVLAVGEATHGIAAKLVNNMMLGVSILGMSEGAQLAKELGLDAQSFFEVARVSSGDSWAVRTWYPVPGVVPGAAANHNFDASFSAMLCHKDVTLAVDGAEAAGVHVPAATLIRDQLQRLLDDGFGGKDCTLVIRETSPDGSVAGWDGR
- a CDS encoding MFS transporter, whose protein sequence is MTQSVHDTSRDNDRKGLGKVVTAAMAGTVVEWYEFFLYATAATIVFNLIMFPQSDDPYFPIISAFLTYAVGFVARPLGGIVFGHFGDKYGRKKLLQVAIILVGVATFLMGCLPTFDQIGYWAPALLVLLRFAQGFAVGGEWGGGVLLVAEHAPNKERGFWSSFPQAAVPAGNLIATVVLLVLQWTLSDEAFLSWGWRVAFWLSVVIVAVGYYIRTRIEDAPIFQQVKEEVAESNAQGYGVMEVIKRYPKGVLTAMGLRFAENILYYLVVTFSIVYLRTYLEYDVSRILGLMAIAHVAHFIFVPIVGRFVDTVGRRPMYMIGTILGASWGFIAFPMFDTGVDVVILGGIILGLLFHALMYAGQPAIMAEIFPTRMRYSGVSLGYQVTSIVAGSLAPIIATALLGQFGSHIPVAIYLVVACGITLIAVLALKETKGISLHDVDDEDRRRLREEQGTV